The following coding sequences lie in one Arthrobacter sp. PGP41 genomic window:
- the lipA gene encoding lipoyl synthase: protein MTLAPEGRKLLRVEQRNSAVPVERKPDWIKAKVQMGPEFVQLKNLVKKEGLHTVCEEAGCPNIFECWEDKEATFLIGGSECTRRCDFCQIDTGKPSPVDMFEPTKVARSVQAMQLRYATVTGVARDDLADEGVWLYAETVRKIHELNPGTGVELLIPDFSGKPEHIKAICDSAPEVFAHNVETVPRIFKRIRPAFRYERSLDVITQGRDLGMVTKSNLILGMGETREEISEALRDLHEAGCDLITITQYLRPSERHLPVDRWVKPQEFVDLQDEATEIGFLGVMSGPLVRSSYRAGRLWATAMRKKGRDIPAELAHIADGIQDSGTTRQEASTLLAARS, encoded by the coding sequence GTGACATTGGCACCTGAAGGCCGGAAGTTGCTGCGCGTTGAGCAGCGCAACTCGGCTGTTCCCGTGGAGCGGAAGCCGGACTGGATCAAGGCGAAGGTCCAGATGGGGCCGGAATTCGTCCAGCTCAAGAACCTGGTGAAGAAAGAGGGCCTGCACACGGTGTGTGAGGAGGCCGGCTGCCCCAATATTTTTGAGTGCTGGGAGGACAAGGAGGCCACGTTCCTGATCGGCGGGTCCGAGTGCACCCGGCGGTGTGACTTCTGCCAGATCGATACCGGCAAGCCGTCCCCGGTGGACATGTTCGAACCCACCAAGGTGGCCCGCTCCGTGCAGGCCATGCAGCTCCGGTATGCCACCGTCACCGGGGTGGCCCGCGACGACCTCGCCGACGAGGGCGTGTGGCTCTACGCCGAGACGGTCCGGAAGATCCACGAACTGAACCCCGGCACCGGCGTCGAACTTTTGATCCCGGACTTCTCCGGCAAGCCCGAACACATCAAGGCGATCTGCGACTCCGCCCCCGAGGTGTTCGCGCACAACGTGGAGACCGTGCCGAGGATTTTCAAGCGGATCCGGCCCGCGTTCCGCTACGAGCGGTCCCTGGACGTGATCACGCAGGGCCGGGACCTGGGCATGGTGACCAAGTCCAACCTGATCCTGGGCATGGGCGAAACCCGCGAAGAGATCTCCGAAGCCCTCCGGGACCTGCACGAGGCCGGCTGTGACCTGATCACCATCACCCAGTACCTCCGCCCGTCCGAACGGCACCTGCCGGTGGACCGCTGGGTCAAGCCGCAGGAATTCGTGGACCTGCAGGACGAGGCCACCGAGATCGGGTTCCTGGGCGTCATGTCCGGCCCGCTGGTCCGCTCCTCCTACCGCGCCGGCCGGCTCTGGGCCACCGCAATGCGCAAGAAAGGCCGCGACATCCCCGCCGAACTCGCCCACATCGCCGACGGCATCCAGGACTCCGGCACCACCCGCCAGGAAGCCAGCACCCTGCTCGCCGCCCGCTCCTGA
- the lipB gene encoding lipoyl(octanoyl) transferase LipB — translation MTLEFSTLGLAPDFVDYQKGWDIQRGLHNKVVAGEAPSTVLLLEHAAVYTAGKLTEDHERPFDGTPVVAVDRGGKLTWHGPGQLIAYPILKLKNRAGIRDYVERLEAVMIAVMADYGIKAESIKGRAGVWIKADSKGPDRKIAAIGIRVLNGVTMHGIAINCSNDLAPYAQIIACGITDAGVTTMSLETGQDIAPADIVDRFVEEFRKHEEALVSSPEGALL, via the coding sequence ATGACTCTTGAGTTTTCCACGCTGGGTCTTGCTCCGGATTTCGTCGACTACCAAAAGGGCTGGGACATCCAGCGCGGACTCCACAACAAAGTCGTCGCCGGTGAAGCACCCAGCACTGTCCTGCTCTTGGAGCATGCGGCTGTATATACGGCCGGCAAGCTCACAGAAGACCACGAACGGCCGTTTGACGGCACGCCGGTGGTGGCTGTAGACCGCGGCGGCAAGCTGACCTGGCACGGGCCTGGCCAACTGATCGCCTACCCCATCCTGAAGCTGAAGAACCGGGCAGGCATCCGGGACTACGTAGAACGGCTGGAGGCGGTCATGATTGCCGTCATGGCGGACTACGGCATCAAGGCCGAAAGCATCAAGGGCCGGGCAGGTGTCTGGATCAAGGCTGACAGCAAGGGCCCGGACCGCAAGATCGCAGCCATCGGCATTCGTGTCCTGAATGGAGTCACGATGCACGGGATTGCCATCAACTGCAGCAACGACCTTGCGCCCTACGCGCAGATCATCGCCTGCGGCATCACCGATGCCGGGGTCACCACGATGTCCCTCGAGACGGGCCAGGACATTGCCCCGGCCGACATCGTGGACCGTTTCGTCGAGGAATTCCGCAAGCATGAAGAAGCACTCGTCTCAAGCCCCGAAGGAGCTCTCCTGTGA
- a CDS encoding RDD family protein — MVDRKDIGSWLSGPDTSGISKYPGERLGLPESGPGSIARAGRRIAAITIDWTVALLISNFAFAGDAWATLAIFAVEQTLLVGTLGYSIGHRAVGIHVVRAGGAAPGPLAALVRSLLLCLVIPAVIFDPDHRGLHDKAMNTLLVRR, encoded by the coding sequence GTGGTAGATCGCAAAGACATTGGCTCCTGGCTCTCCGGCCCCGACACCTCGGGCATCTCCAAGTATCCGGGGGAGAGGCTGGGGCTGCCGGAGTCGGGCCCGGGCTCCATCGCACGGGCAGGCCGCAGGATCGCGGCGATCACGATCGACTGGACAGTCGCGCTGCTGATCAGCAACTTCGCCTTCGCGGGCGACGCCTGGGCCACGCTGGCAATTTTCGCCGTCGAACAGACCCTGCTGGTCGGGACCCTCGGCTACAGCATTGGACACCGTGCGGTGGGCATCCACGTGGTGAGGGCCGGGGGTGCTGCGCCCGGTCCGCTGGCCGCACTGGTGAGGTCCCTGCTGCTGTGCCTGGTGATCCCCGCGGTGATTTTCGATCCTGACCACCGCGGCCTCCACGACAAGGCAATGAATACGCTGTTGGTCCGCCGCTAG
- the glnA gene encoding type I glutamate--ammonia ligase: MFKTADEVLKFIKDEDIKFVDIRFTDLPGVQQHFNVPAKSVDADFFINGQLFDGSSIRGFQGIAESDMQLIPDVTTAFLDTFRMEKTLALNFSIVNPRTGDPYHRDPRGVAEKAEAYLASTGIADTAFFAPEAEFFVFDNVQYQSSPQGSFYKIDSEEAYWNTGREEEGGNLGYKTAVKGGYFPVAPQDKQADLRDAMCVALDEAGLEVERSHHEVGSAGQAEINYKFTTLTHAADDLQKFKYVIKNTADAWGKSVTFMPKPVFGDNGSGMHCHQSLWNGGEPLFYDEKGYAGLSDTARWYIGGLLKHASAVLAFTNPTVNSYRRLVKGFEAPVNMVYSQGNRSAGIRIPITGTNPKAKRIEFRAPDPSSNPYLAFAAQLMAGIDGIRNRIEPPAPIDKDLYELPAEEAKDIPKAPGTLEEALEALREDNEFLQAGGVFTQDLIDTWIEYKYENEIRPLSLRPNPYEFELYYGV, encoded by the coding sequence ATGTTCAAGACTGCGGACGAAGTCCTCAAGTTCATCAAGGACGAAGATATTAAGTTCGTCGACATCCGTTTCACCGATCTTCCGGGCGTCCAGCAGCACTTCAACGTCCCCGCGAAGAGTGTTGACGCCGACTTCTTCATCAACGGCCAGCTCTTCGACGGATCCTCCATCCGCGGTTTCCAGGGCATCGCTGAGTCTGACATGCAGCTCATCCCCGACGTCACCACGGCGTTCCTGGACACCTTCCGCATGGAGAAGACCCTCGCGCTGAACTTCTCCATCGTCAACCCGCGCACGGGCGATCCGTACCACCGCGACCCCCGCGGCGTTGCCGAGAAGGCTGAGGCGTACCTGGCATCCACCGGCATCGCCGACACCGCGTTCTTCGCTCCCGAAGCCGAGTTCTTCGTGTTCGACAACGTCCAGTACCAGTCCTCCCCGCAGGGCAGCTTCTACAAGATCGACTCCGAGGAAGCCTACTGGAACACCGGCCGCGAGGAAGAGGGCGGAAACCTCGGCTACAAGACCGCCGTCAAGGGCGGTTACTTCCCGGTAGCTCCCCAGGACAAGCAGGCTGACCTCCGTGACGCCATGTGTGTTGCACTGGACGAGGCCGGCCTCGAGGTCGAGCGCAGCCACCACGAAGTTGGATCCGCCGGCCAGGCTGAGATCAACTACAAGTTCACCACGCTGACCCACGCTGCCGATGACCTGCAGAAGTTCAAGTACGTCATCAAGAACACCGCAGACGCCTGGGGCAAGTCCGTAACCTTCATGCCCAAGCCGGTCTTCGGCGACAACGGCTCCGGCATGCACTGCCACCAGTCGCTCTGGAACGGCGGCGAGCCGCTGTTCTATGACGAAAAGGGCTACGCAGGCCTGTCCGACACCGCCCGCTGGTACATCGGTGGCCTGCTCAAGCACGCCTCCGCCGTCCTGGCCTTCACCAACCCGACGGTGAACTCCTACCGCCGCCTGGTCAAGGGCTTCGAAGCTCCGGTCAACATGGTCTACTCGCAGGGCAACCGCTCCGCCGGTATCCGTATCCCCATCACGGGCACCAACCCCAAGGCCAAGCGTATCGAGTTCCGCGCGCCGGACCCCTCCTCCAACCCCTACCTGGCGTTCGCTGCCCAGCTGATGGCCGGCATTGACGGTATCCGCAACCGCATCGAGCCCCCGGCTCCCATCGACAAGGACCTCTACGAGCTCCCGGCCGAGGAAGCCAAGGACATCCCGAAGGCTCCGGGCACCCTCGAGGAAGCCCTGGAGGCCCTGCGCGAGGACAACGAGTTCCTGCAGGCCGGCGGCGTCTTCACCCAGGACCTGATCGACACCTGGATCGAGTACAAGTACGAGAACGAGATCCGCCCGCTGTCGCTGCGGCCGAACCCCTACGAGTTCGAGCTCTACTACGGCGTCTAG
- a CDS encoding DUF4191 domain-containing protein, whose product MAKSPDSSNSTPSGSSAVKRGLFSRKPKEAKVKKPSRLKQIREVFTMTRRHDPMVPWLMLLVFLGVVAVSFLVGFWLDNWITGLIIGIPLGLLGATFILSRRAERAAFAQIEDQPGASGAALGTLRRGWITEEQPVAVNPRTQDAVFRAIGRPGIVLVSEGPTHRVKPLLEAERKRLARILPNVTVHVIESGRGEGQVPLSEVAKKMGKLKKELTKLEVSAVSKRIASLGNRLPIPKGIDPYKARPNRGR is encoded by the coding sequence ATGGCGAAATCCCCTGATTCCAGCAACTCCACTCCGTCTGGCTCCAGCGCAGTCAAGCGTGGCCTCTTCTCGCGGAAGCCCAAAGAGGCGAAGGTCAAGAAGCCCAGCCGGCTCAAGCAGATCCGCGAAGTCTTCACCATGACACGCCGTCATGACCCCATGGTTCCGTGGCTTATGCTGCTGGTCTTCCTTGGCGTTGTGGCTGTCAGCTTCCTGGTGGGCTTCTGGCTGGACAACTGGATCACCGGCCTCATCATCGGGATCCCGCTGGGCCTGCTCGGTGCCACGTTCATCCTGTCGCGCCGGGCAGAACGCGCCGCCTTCGCGCAAATTGAGGACCAGCCCGGCGCCTCCGGCGCTGCGCTGGGCACCCTGCGGCGCGGTTGGATCACCGAGGAACAGCCCGTTGCCGTCAACCCGCGCACCCAGGACGCCGTCTTCCGCGCGATCGGCCGTCCCGGCATCGTGCTGGTCAGCGAAGGCCCCACGCACCGGGTGAAGCCGCTGCTGGAAGCCGAACGCAAGCGCCTGGCGCGCATACTGCCCAACGTCACCGTGCACGTGATTGAAAGCGGCCGCGGCGAAGGCCAGGTGCCCCTCAGCGAAGTAGCCAAGAAGATGGGCAAGCTCAAGAAGGAACTGACCAAGCTTGAGGTGAGTGCCGTGTCCAAGCGGATCGCGTCACTGGGCAACCGCCTGCCGATTCCCAAGGGCATTGACCCCTACAAGGCTCGTCCCAACCGCGGACGCTAG
- a CDS encoding DUF3817 domain-containing protein — MKLTKAVIRAFRILAVAEAFSWAALLIGMYFKWIAGTTEIGVQVAGPIHGVLFVGYGICALALWRLQGWPFVVALFAGLSAVFPFATILFERWAGQRRYLSLAGAPNGAAAVREPSSV, encoded by the coding sequence ATGAAACTCACAAAAGCAGTGATCCGCGCGTTCCGGATCCTGGCCGTCGCGGAAGCCTTCAGCTGGGCGGCGCTCCTCATCGGCATGTACTTCAAGTGGATCGCCGGCACCACGGAGATTGGCGTCCAGGTGGCGGGCCCCATTCACGGGGTCCTGTTCGTGGGGTATGGCATCTGCGCCCTGGCACTCTGGCGGCTGCAGGGTTGGCCCTTCGTGGTTGCCCTGTTCGCGGGCCTGTCCGCCGTGTTCCCGTTCGCCACCATCCTGTTCGAACGATGGGCGGGACAGCGCCGGTACCTCAGCCTTGCCGGGGCACCCAACGGCGCAGCTGCCGTCCGGGAACCAAGTTCCGTCTAG